A single window of Syntrophotalea acetylenica DNA harbors:
- a CDS encoding glycosyltransferase family 2 protein: MFVSVLINNYNYADYLEDAVASVLRQSHGDFEIILVDDGSTDHSRDLIGELVRRDARVVSCLKANGGQLSAFNAGFARARGEVLFFLDADDRYHPDYLEKALAVYREHTTCDFLFCAYECFGSVNEPVLLDYPASLTDLGYTGLLTYHRRTWIGAPTSTLSLRRSLAKRFFPIPFEEDWRICADECLILLASLYHGRKFCLNEPCLGYRTHGGNHFFGRDRHRDAELRRKLNAARLVARAGEDLGQYRYLGGTDLARLLLQEAATGNKNRRLLQAYAPVLEPLLPKPLLRPWRRHRKLRQLVQKAPLP, encoded by the coding sequence ATGTTTGTCTCGGTGCTGATCAACAATTACAATTACGCGGACTATCTGGAGGACGCTGTCGCTTCGGTGTTGCGACAGAGTCACGGGGATTTCGAGATCATTCTCGTCGATGACGGCTCCACGGATCATTCCCGGGATCTGATCGGGGAGCTCGTGCGCCGCGATGCGCGGGTCGTCTCCTGCCTCAAGGCCAACGGCGGTCAGCTGTCCGCTTTCAACGCCGGTTTTGCCCGGGCCCGTGGCGAGGTGCTGTTTTTTCTCGATGCGGACGATCGCTACCATCCGGATTACCTGGAAAAAGCCCTGGCCGTTTATCGAGAGCACACCACGTGCGACTTCCTGTTCTGCGCCTACGAATGTTTCGGCAGCGTCAATGAGCCGGTGTTGCTGGATTATCCCGCGTCGCTGACGGACCTTGGTTATACCGGGCTGCTCACCTATCATCGGCGCACGTGGATCGGAGCGCCAACCTCCACTCTGTCCCTGCGCCGCTCCCTGGCGAAGCGGTTTTTTCCCATCCCCTTCGAGGAGGACTGGCGGATCTGTGCCGATGAATGCCTGATCCTGCTGGCATCCCTCTACCATGGCCGCAAATTCTGCCTCAACGAGCCCTGTCTGGGCTATCGGACCCACGGCGGCAATCATTTTTTCGGCCGCGACAGGCACCGGGACGCCGAGCTGCGCCGTAAACTCAACGCGGCACGGCTTGTCGCCCGGGCTGGCGAGGACCTGGGACAGTACCGTTATCTTGGCGGTACCGACCTGGCCCGCTTGCTGCTGCAGGAGGCAGCCACGGGCAATAAGAATCGTCGCCTGCTGCAGGCCTATGCCCCGGTGCTCGAACCGCTGCTGCCGAAACCCTTGCTGCGCCCCTGGCGCCGCCATCGAAAGCTGCGCCAGCTTGTGCAGAAAGCTCCGCTTCCCTGA
- a CDS encoding response regulator transcription factor, with amino-acid sequence MRILLVEDDVRTAQFIRKGFNQAGFVVDSAVDGMEGLLMAENGGYDVAVVDIMLPKLDGLSLIERLRQQRINTPILVLSAKKTVDDRVRGLQTGGDDYLVKPFAFTELLTRVQALLRRSQAQEKPTTLSVADLTLDLVRRKVFRGGIEIELQQREFSLLAYLMRNEGRVVSKTMLMEHVWDYNFDPESNVVESRICRLRDKVDLPRFRKLIHTVRGAGYLLEDKT; translated from the coding sequence ATGCGGATACTGCTGGTGGAAGACGATGTGCGAACCGCCCAGTTCATCAGGAAAGGTTTCAACCAGGCCGGGTTTGTGGTGGACAGTGCCGTGGACGGCATGGAAGGACTGCTGATGGCGGAGAACGGTGGTTACGATGTCGCCGTGGTCGATATCATGCTGCCCAAACTGGATGGCCTTTCGCTGATCGAGCGGCTGCGCCAGCAGCGCATCAATACGCCGATTCTGGTTCTCAGTGCCAAGAAAACCGTCGATGATCGGGTCCGTGGCCTGCAGACCGGAGGCGACGACTACCTGGTCAAGCCCTTCGCTTTTACCGAATTGCTGACCCGCGTCCAGGCCCTGTTGCGCAGAAGCCAGGCCCAGGAGAAACCGACCACCCTGAGCGTCGCCGATCTGACCCTGGATCTGGTGCGGCGCAAGGTTTTTCGTGGAGGTATTGAAATCGAACTGCAGCAGCGGGAGTTTTCGCTGCTGGCCTACCTGATGCGCAACGAAGGGCGGGTGGTTTCCAAAACCATGCTCATGGAGCACGTCTGGGATTATAACTTCGACCCGGAAAGCAATGTGGTCGAATCCCGCATCTGCCGCCTGCGCGACAAGGTCGATCTGCCGCGGTTCCGCAAGCTGATCCATACCGTGCGCGGGGCAGGCTATCTCCTCGAGGATAAAACCTAG
- a CDS encoding helix-turn-helix transcriptional regulator, with the protein MAGISIQGQDMTSDVAGRKNTTPVARSCCCAGVTILDPPEEIKVRETRLREGLWLSTVDISPAAGIRFRYEKRHACIDFGIVLAGDMRNSFRGASPAKREIYNSPGQGGIAFLPYAEGVVEIPAQRSMRILHVHMERQALSALLEGEQDLIPADFRRVVEGTATEGYFCQGEMDPAARIVACQLSNGPLPGMPGRLFLEGKALELISLQLAWLGTCKGRATHRTALRPADRERLLTAREILLRDPACPPALPELARQVGMGVNRLGAGFRELFGTTVYGQLREHQMQQARLLFEQGELNVSQVAWTVGYTNVSHFSAAFKKRFGVLPKTFLKSARVSIPLP; encoded by the coding sequence ATGGCCGGAATCTCGATCCAAGGGCAGGACATGACAAGCGATGTTGCAGGCCGCAAAAACACAACGCCTGTCGCCCGGAGCTGCTGTTGCGCCGGGGTGACCATTCTGGATCCTCCGGAAGAAATAAAGGTGCGCGAGACACGATTACGGGAAGGGCTCTGGCTGAGCACCGTGGATATCAGCCCCGCGGCCGGTATCCGCTTCCGCTACGAAAAGAGGCATGCTTGCATCGACTTCGGCATTGTTCTGGCCGGGGACATGCGCAACAGCTTCCGGGGTGCGTCACCCGCGAAAAGAGAAATATACAACAGCCCCGGCCAGGGAGGCATCGCCTTTTTGCCATATGCCGAGGGCGTTGTCGAAATCCCGGCGCAACGCAGCATGCGGATCCTGCATGTGCATATGGAGCGGCAGGCGCTGAGCGCTCTGCTGGAGGGCGAACAGGATCTGATCCCGGCCGACTTCCGGCGGGTTGTCGAAGGAACGGCGACCGAAGGTTATTTCTGCCAGGGCGAAATGGACCCGGCGGCCCGCATCGTCGCCTGCCAGCTCTCCAACGGCCCTTTGCCCGGCATGCCCGGCCGCCTGTTTCTGGAAGGCAAGGCACTGGAACTCATCTCCCTGCAGCTGGCCTGGCTCGGAACCTGCAAAGGGCGCGCGACCCACCGCACCGCCCTGCGTCCGGCGGACCGTGAGCGCCTTCTCACCGCCCGGGAAATCCTGCTGCGGGATCCGGCCTGTCCGCCGGCTTTGCCGGAGCTGGCCCGGCAGGTAGGCATGGGAGTGAACAGGCTGGGAGCCGGCTTCCGGGAGTTGTTCGGCACCACGGTATACGGCCAACTCCGGGAACACCAGATGCAGCAGGCCAGGCTGCTGTTCGAGCAGGGTGAACTGAACGTCAGCCAGGTAGCGTGGACCGTGGGCTATACCAACGTCAGTCATTTCAGCGCCGCCTTCAAAAAACGCTTCGGCGTGCTCCCCAAAACCTTCCTCAAATCCGCCCGGGTCAGCATCCCGCTTCCTTGA
- a CDS encoding carboxylate--amine ligase: MKAYAEQKPHAIVTGLEYMQGIQAARILSRRHHLPVIAICEDINHPYAKTNCCENVVSSKGDLIGALMDIGKSLPQKSVLYPGTDGDVLMVSRNRQQLSEYFFLCLPKPQVVEMLMDKLQFYAFAQKSGFRVPDTWFVYNRDDLEKAVKTLCFPCVLKPHMRTAEWNRLSPFKAFKINTLQQLLAIYERYENATGCFILQNWIEGPDANLFSCNAYFDAAGGALATFVARKLRQWPPEMGQSSLGEECRNDFVLHETLRLFQTVGFHGLAYLEIKRDQRSGDYFMVEPNICRPTGRSAIAEAGGVDLLYTMYCDALGLPLPPNRVQQYRGVKWINLRQDLRSALYYWRKGELSVPQWRESLRGRKTFAIFSWSDPRPFVGDLWRSVRLFINSSERRRHRPDEPSREKT; encoded by the coding sequence ATGAAAGCATATGCAGAGCAAAAACCTCATGCCATTGTCACCGGCCTTGAATACATGCAGGGGATTCAAGCCGCAAGGATTCTGTCCAGACGTCATCATCTGCCCGTCATAGCAATCTGCGAAGACATAAATCATCCTTATGCCAAAACCAATTGTTGCGAAAACGTCGTATCATCCAAGGGCGATCTCATCGGAGCGCTGATGGATATCGGCAAAAGCCTGCCGCAAAAATCCGTTCTATATCCCGGAACCGATGGCGATGTTCTGATGGTTTCACGCAACCGGCAGCAACTGTCCGAATACTTTTTTCTGTGCCTTCCGAAACCTCAAGTCGTCGAAATGTTGATGGACAAACTGCAATTTTATGCCTTTGCACAAAAATCCGGCTTTCGCGTTCCGGACACCTGGTTCGTCTACAATCGCGACGATCTGGAAAAAGCGGTTAAAACGCTGTGTTTCCCATGTGTTCTCAAACCGCATATGCGCACTGCCGAGTGGAATCGGCTGTCGCCGTTCAAAGCATTTAAAATCAATACGCTGCAGCAACTGTTGGCCATCTACGAGCGATACGAAAACGCCACCGGGTGTTTTATCCTGCAAAACTGGATCGAAGGCCCGGACGCCAACCTTTTCTCCTGCAATGCCTATTTTGATGCCGCCGGAGGCGCTCTGGCGACTTTCGTGGCCCGAAAACTCCGCCAGTGGCCACCGGAAATGGGGCAAAGCTCCCTCGGCGAGGAATGCCGCAACGATTTCGTGCTCCATGAAACATTGCGGCTGTTCCAGACGGTCGGTTTTCATGGCCTTGCCTACCTGGAAATCAAACGGGACCAGCGTTCCGGCGACTACTTCATGGTCGAGCCGAATATCTGTCGCCCCACCGGCAGATCCGCCATCGCCGAAGCGGGCGGCGTCGATCTGCTCTACACCATGTATTGCGATGCCCTCGGCCTGCCGCTGCCACCGAACCGTGTGCAGCAATACCGGGGCGTGAAGTGGATCAATCTGAGGCAGGATCTGCGGTCGGCGCTCTATTACTGGCGCAAGGGCGAGCTGAGCGTCCCGCAGTGGCGCGAGTCACTGCGCGGACGCAAAACCTTCGCCATTTTTTCCTGGTCCGATCCGCGCCCCTTCGTCGGAGACCTGTGGCGTTCCGTCCGCCTGTTTATCAACAGCAGTGAACGCCGCCGCCACCGTCCGGATGAACCTTCAAGGGAGAAAACATGA
- a CDS encoding sensor histidine kinase: MFRTLAARLTFFYTLLFAVLSLAVFETIDNNLETNLLHRIDTEFSGDGSECVDIYRENGLEGLAREIYLETQGEGDENVFIRVYSPEFKVVASSDLRRWQGLPQHTRQLEAARRERFKTIYLPGNPDRVRIFFQELGDGHLMQFGKILSDDEQLLSDFRRVFYLSFAVMLLAGILVGFYAAKSSLSGIQRVRRGADQMSRGDLSQRIVLQGGSEEIRNLTYSFNRMQDRIQSLISELQNVTNNVAHDLRSPVTRMRGLAETTLTGNQSLEEYRDMAGAVVEECDRLVGMINIMLEIAETDAGLRPLAHLPVDIREMVQDVAELYSPVAQDKGIVLKTRIAEASLIVHGDRRCLQRALANLLDNAIKFTQPDGVVEVSASFEKHSVVVEIDDNGPGIPAEDLSRIYDRFFRGDQSRSTPGNGLGLSLVQSIIHAHGGQVAVESAVGRGTRARLSLPLS, translated from the coding sequence ATGTTCCGTACTCTTGCCGCGCGTCTGACGTTCTTCTACACCCTCCTTTTCGCCGTGCTGTCGCTGGCGGTTTTCGAGACGATCGACAACAACCTGGAAACCAATCTGCTGCACCGCATCGATACGGAATTCAGCGGCGACGGCAGTGAATGCGTGGATATATACCGGGAGAACGGACTGGAGGGCCTCGCGCGGGAAATATATCTCGAAACGCAGGGCGAGGGCGACGAGAATGTTTTTATCCGTGTCTATTCGCCGGAATTCAAGGTCGTCGCCTCTTCGGACCTCCGCCGCTGGCAGGGCCTGCCACAACATACCCGGCAGCTGGAAGCGGCCCGCCGGGAGCGCTTCAAGACCATCTACCTCCCGGGAAATCCGGATCGGGTGCGGATTTTTTTTCAGGAACTCGGGGACGGCCATCTCATGCAGTTCGGCAAGATTCTCAGCGATGACGAGCAGCTTCTGAGCGACTTCCGCCGCGTATTTTACCTGTCTTTTGCGGTTATGCTGCTGGCAGGCATTCTGGTCGGCTTTTATGCGGCGAAGAGTTCCCTCAGCGGCATTCAGCGGGTCCGGCGCGGCGCCGACCAGATGAGTCGCGGGGACCTGTCGCAACGCATCGTTTTGCAGGGCGGCAGCGAGGAAATTCGTAATCTGACGTACAGCTTCAACCGCATGCAGGACCGCATACAGTCCCTGATCAGCGAACTGCAGAACGTCACCAACAATGTGGCCCACGATCTGCGCAGTCCGGTGACCCGCATGCGCGGCCTGGCGGAAACCACCCTGACCGGCAATCAGAGCCTGGAGGAGTATCGCGACATGGCGGGGGCGGTTGTGGAAGAGTGCGACCGCCTGGTCGGCATGATCAACATCATGCTGGAAATCGCCGAGACGGATGCGGGATTGCGGCCCCTGGCTCACCTGCCGGTGGATATCCGGGAAATGGTGCAGGACGTGGCGGAACTGTATTCCCCGGTTGCGCAGGATAAGGGCATCGTTCTGAAAACCCGGATCGCCGAGGCTTCCCTGATTGTGCATGGCGATCGGAGATGTCTTCAGCGGGCGCTCGCCAATCTGCTCGACAACGCTATCAAATTTACCCAGCCGGATGGCGTGGTCGAGGTCAGCGCCTCTTTCGAGAAGCATAGCGTTGTCGTGGAGATTGACGATAACGGACCGGGCATTCCCGCGGAAGACCTGTCCCGGATCTACGACCGCTTTTTCCGGGGTGACCAGAGCCGTTCAACCCCCGGCAACGGCCTCGGGCTGAGCCTGGTGCAGTCGATCATCCATGCCCACGGCGGACAGGTCGCCGTTGAAAGCGCGGTCGGTCGGGGTACCCGGGCACGACTCTCCCTTCCCCTGTCCTGA
- a CDS encoding 4Fe-4S binding protein, producing MPKLHLIYFSPTGTTRKTVTGIAGGMGAGQTTTYDLTLPDAMPEAVLKDGAAIIGVPVYAGRVPELFLRRLRGISSCGVPAVLVAVYGNRAFEDALVELRDVATAKGFKVIAAAAFIGEHSFSTSTLPIATGRPDGDDLKLAAVFGERVAAKIARGALDTPMIDGQTPYREGMKAGKMAPETDSAACTLCGACATACPAGAIRVAARVTTDAAGCIWCCACVKACKTGARTLNPPGIVALRERLHDQCGTPKAPRFFL from the coding sequence ATGCCGAAGCTTCACCTGATTTATTTTTCTCCGACCGGTACCACCCGTAAAACAGTCACCGGCATTGCCGGGGGCATGGGCGCGGGGCAGACGACGACTTATGATCTGACGCTGCCGGACGCAATGCCTGAAGCCGTACTGAAGGACGGCGCGGCGATCATCGGCGTTCCGGTGTACGCCGGCCGGGTACCGGAGCTTTTTCTGCGGCGCCTGCGAGGTATTTCTTCGTGCGGCGTGCCTGCCGTGTTGGTGGCGGTTTACGGCAACCGTGCCTTCGAGGATGCCCTCGTCGAACTGCGCGATGTCGCAACCGCAAAGGGTTTCAAGGTCATTGCCGCAGCCGCGTTCATCGGTGAGCACTCCTTTTCCACCTCGACTCTGCCCATCGCCACCGGCCGACCCGACGGGGACGACCTGAAACTTGCTGCAGTCTTCGGCGAACGGGTCGCGGCTAAAATCGCGCGCGGCGCCCTCGATACGCCGATGATCGATGGCCAAACCCCTTACCGCGAAGGGATGAAAGCGGGTAAGATGGCGCCGGAGACCGACAGCGCTGCATGCACCCTGTGTGGTGCATGTGCGACGGCTTGTCCGGCGGGGGCGATCCGAGTTGCCGCCAGGGTGACGACCGATGCCGCGGGCTGCATCTGGTGCTGTGCCTGTGTCAAAGCCTGCAAAACCGGCGCCCGCACCCTGAACCCGCCAGGCATCGTGGCATTGCGGGAACGTCTCCACGATCAGTGCGGAACGCCCAAAGCGCCCCGGTTTTTTCTGTAG
- a CDS encoding class I SAM-dependent methyltransferase: protein MSESENSRTGTPSAPQQQPCIPLDPMHNGHPGSRSSEPYLDKNAILEALAIRPGQIIVDAGCGSGYMTRLFARALGGAGRVYAIDRTAPEISDDEETPASAVIYPLTADITTVIPLPSGFVDLIYLSNVFHIFSEDQVGDSIGRCGVC, encoded by the coding sequence ATGAGCGAATCGGAAAACTCCCGCACCGGCACCCCTTCCGCACCCCAACAGCAACCTTGCATACCGCTTGACCCGATGCACAACGGCCATCCTGGAAGCAGGTCTTCGGAACCGTACCTGGACAAAAACGCCATCCTCGAAGCCTTGGCAATCCGACCCGGCCAGATCATCGTGGACGCAGGCTGCGGCAGCGGCTATATGACAAGGCTGTTCGCCCGCGCTCTGGGTGGCGCGGGCCGTGTCTATGCCATCGACCGGACGGCGCCGGAAATATCGGATGACGAGGAAACGCCCGCGAGCGCCGTCATTTATCCGTTAACAGCCGACATTACCACCGTCATTCCCCTGCCGTCCGGGTTTGTCGATCTGATCTACTTATCCAACGTGTTTCATATCTTTTCCGAAGACCAGGTGGGGGATTCAATCGGCAGGTGCGGCGTCTGCTGA
- a CDS encoding LTA synthase family protein, producing MPEPRFFDRTAKLPARCCCAALDVVGPLRPLVKFLAVAIPLLSLTRLGMVLWQWPRVQAVDGLWKVLGYGIRMDMILLCYLLVPVALGLFLFPVQLNGGSLWQKLASAWLSFWIVFMVFMEAATPSFILQYDLRPNRLFVEYLNHPKEVALTIWGGFRIQLLIALLLTAVVTAAVRRIFRPSVMPVRQWSLGKRLVVFPLILCLLLIGGRNSFDHRPANPSTAAFSSDHLVNELCLNSAYSVLYAIYRLKDETGKTRIYPKMPQQEVVQRIRRGMLLPPDAFVSDEIPTLHRQKPLAVRQRPMNLVIILEESLGAQYVGALGGRPYTPELDKLAGQGLWFKQLYATGTRSVRGIEAVVTGFYPSPSRSVVKLGLSQNNFFTIARILKTAGYKSDFIYGGESHFDNMRGFLLANGFDRVIDENDYPAPDFRGTWGVSDGDLFKRADEEFDRHDDNPFFALVFTSSNHSPYDLPESPAANLTAGKGTVANAIRYADYALGEFFRKARASKYWDNTLFLVVADHDDVVKGPSLIPIEHFHIPGLILGGGVEPAVYRKIASQADLAPTLLSMMGLHSEHPMPGHDLLQLPGDFPGRAIMQYGTTHAYMLGDQVVVHAADKPSRQFTYSAGTLLPVVHPDPELVRDALATALWPSLAYRNQQYALGEHSLEQVRVNSDSRALAQTGNRKK from the coding sequence ATGCCAGAACCGAGGTTCTTTGACAGGACAGCCAAACTGCCCGCTCGTTGCTGCTGCGCGGCTTTGGATGTGGTCGGACCGCTGCGTCCGCTGGTGAAATTTCTGGCGGTTGCCATACCGCTGCTCAGTTTGACGCGTCTGGGCATGGTCCTCTGGCAATGGCCGCGGGTACAGGCCGTCGACGGACTCTGGAAGGTGCTCGGTTACGGTATCCGCATGGACATGATCCTGCTCTGCTACCTGCTGGTGCCGGTCGCTTTAGGGCTGTTTCTGTTTCCGGTGCAATTGAACGGCGGGTCACTCTGGCAGAAACTGGCCTCGGCATGGCTGTCCTTCTGGATCGTTTTTATGGTGTTCATGGAGGCGGCTACCCCATCCTTTATCCTGCAGTACGATCTTCGCCCCAACCGCCTGTTTGTCGAATACCTCAATCATCCCAAAGAGGTGGCCTTGACCATCTGGGGCGGGTTCAGAATTCAGCTACTGATCGCGCTGCTGTTGACAGCGGTGGTGACTGCCGCTGTTCGCAGGATCTTCCGGCCGTCTGTCATGCCGGTGCGGCAGTGGAGCCTCGGCAAGCGCCTGGTGGTGTTCCCTCTGATTCTTTGCCTGCTGCTGATCGGTGGGCGCAACAGTTTCGATCACCGCCCCGCCAACCCCAGTACGGCGGCGTTTTCCAGCGATCACCTGGTCAATGAACTGTGTCTCAATTCCGCCTATTCGGTGCTTTATGCGATCTATCGTCTGAAGGACGAGACAGGCAAAACCAGAATCTACCCGAAAATGCCGCAGCAGGAAGTCGTACAGCGCATTCGGCGCGGCATGCTGCTGCCCCCGGACGCCTTCGTCTCTGACGAAATTCCCACGCTGCATCGGCAAAAACCCCTGGCTGTGCGGCAGCGGCCGATGAATCTGGTCATCATTCTGGAGGAGAGCCTGGGAGCGCAGTACGTAGGTGCCCTTGGTGGCAGACCCTATACCCCTGAGCTGGATAAGTTGGCCGGGCAAGGATTGTGGTTCAAGCAGCTTTATGCGACGGGAACCCGCTCGGTACGCGGTATCGAAGCGGTTGTTACCGGCTTTTATCCCAGTCCGTCGCGCAGCGTGGTGAAGCTGGGACTGTCGCAGAACAACTTTTTCACCATCGCCCGCATATTGAAGACCGCCGGTTACAAAAGTGATTTCATCTACGGTGGGGAGAGTCATTTCGACAACATGCGCGGCTTTCTTCTGGCCAACGGGTTTGACCGGGTGATCGATGAAAACGACTATCCGGCCCCGGATTTCCGGGGCACCTGGGGGGTTTCGGACGGTGACCTGTTCAAACGTGCCGACGAGGAATTCGATCGCCATGACGACAATCCTTTCTTCGCCCTGGTCTTCACCTCTTCCAATCACTCTCCCTACGACCTTCCGGAAAGTCCGGCTGCAAACCTGACGGCGGGAAAAGGCACAGTTGCCAATGCGATCCGTTATGCCGATTACGCGCTGGGCGAGTTTTTTCGCAAAGCCCGCGCCTCGAAATACTGGGACAATACCCTGTTTCTGGTGGTTGCTGACCACGACGATGTCGTCAAGGGACCCAGCCTGATTCCGATAGAGCACTTCCATATCCCCGGCCTGATTCTGGGCGGAGGCGTCGAGCCTGCCGTATACCGTAAGATCGCCAGTCAGGCCGATCTGGCGCCAACCCTTTTGTCAATGATGGGCCTGCATTCGGAGCACCCCATGCCGGGGCACGATCTGTTGCAGCTTCCCGGGGATTTTCCCGGCCGTGCCATCATGCAATACGGAACGACCCATGCCTATATGCTTGGCGACCAGGTGGTGGTGCATGCGGCCGACAAACCATCCCGGCAGTTTACCTACAGCGCCGGCACGCTTCTGCCCGTCGTTCATCCGGATCCGGAACTGGTCAGGGATGCTCTCGCCACCGCGCTCTGGCCGAGCCTGGCTTACCGGAACCAGCAGTATGCCCTTGGCGAGCATTCCCTGGAGCAGGTCCGGGTGAACAGCGACTCCAGGGCGCTGGCCCAAACCGGCAACCGGAAAAAGTGA
- a CDS encoding UDP-glucuronic acid decarboxylase family protein: protein MKIRKGGEMARILVAGGAGFIGSHLVRRLLVQGHEVVCVDNLSTGFLSNLEDVLGFPQFHFVEADISEPLDVAFDAAFNLACPASPPHYQRLALETIEACTLGVRNLLSAALRQGAQLVHASTSEVYGDPEVHPQPEQYHGNVGTLTERACYDEGKRLAETLCYEYHKRGCSVRIARLFNTYGPFMHRDDGRVVSNFIVSALSGRPLTVYGDGSQTRSFCFVSDTVEALLRLMALPAVHLPVFNLGNPREMKVIDLARLVLHLTGSDAPIHFLPPAAADPGRRRPCIERARRALDWQPRVSLETGLQETIGYFREVLQVAGDGFEAASFVACP from the coding sequence ATGAAAATTAGAAAGGGAGGGGAGATGGCGCGGATATTGGTGGCGGGCGGTGCCGGGTTTATCGGTTCACATCTGGTTCGCAGGCTTCTCGTGCAGGGTCACGAGGTTGTCTGTGTCGACAATCTGTCGACAGGGTTTCTGTCCAACCTTGAGGATGTGCTGGGTTTTCCGCAATTTCACTTTGTGGAGGCGGATATTAGCGAACCGCTGGATGTCGCGTTTGACGCCGCCTTCAATCTGGCCTGTCCGGCTTCGCCTCCGCACTATCAGCGTCTGGCGCTGGAAACCATCGAAGCCTGCACTCTTGGCGTGCGCAACCTGCTGTCGGCGGCGCTGCGCCAGGGCGCGCAACTGGTGCATGCGTCCACTTCGGAAGTGTACGGCGATCCCGAGGTTCATCCGCAACCGGAACAGTACCATGGCAACGTGGGAACCTTGACCGAGCGGGCCTGTTACGATGAAGGCAAGCGCCTGGCCGAAACCCTGTGTTATGAATATCACAAACGGGGTTGCTCGGTCCGGATTGCCCGTCTGTTCAACACCTACGGTCCCTTCATGCATCGGGACGACGGCCGGGTGGTGTCCAATTTCATCGTCAGCGCTCTGAGCGGCCGCCCCCTGACTGTCTACGGCGATGGTTCCCAGACCCGCTCCTTCTGTTTTGTCAGCGACACGGTGGAAGCCCTGTTGCGTCTCATGGCGCTGCCGGCGGTGCATCTGCCGGTATTCAACCTTGGCAACCCCCGGGAAATGAAGGTGATCGACCTGGCCAGGCTGGTATTGCACCTGACCGGCAGCGACGCCCCAATCCATTTTCTGCCGCCGGCAGCCGCTGACCCCGGGCGCCGCAGGCCCTGTATCGAACGGGCCCGCCGGGCACTGGACTGGCAGCCGCGCGTGTCCCTTGAAACAGGCCTGCAGGAGACCATCGGGTATTTCAGGGAGGTTTTGCAGGTCGCTGGTGACGGCTTTGAAGCGGCATCTTTTGTGGCCTGCCCTTGA
- a CDS encoding glycosyltransferase family 8 protein, whose amino-acid sequence MKKFPYSEIEFIVVDNDFFKDFPISERFTVASYYRCIIHELRPNIDKAIYLDCDVVARCCLGELFNIDVTGYYAAVVEDPNIMMDARKGLLDLPDDCRYFNSGVLLLNLRKIRKESVFEKIRVLINTYEEHLTFQDQDLLNMLFFQKVKFLEPSWNVMEIVYRNGGRFCQHRFYANEFFDDCANNPRLIHYADRSTLWFKKPNTHLHKFWLDYYRYLRTTDFYRFFWQFPVFLLWRTFVTKKLMKQLRRWLFRIHFTDNSQIVRLFGVYIMNRSGTMCG is encoded by the coding sequence GTGAAAAAATTTCCTTATTCGGAAATCGAATTTATTGTTGTCGATAACGATTTTTTCAAGGATTTTCCCATCTCGGAACGTTTCACTGTTGCAAGCTACTACCGTTGCATTATTCATGAATTAAGACCGAATATTGACAAAGCCATATATCTTGATTGTGATGTCGTTGCGAGATGTTGTTTAGGTGAATTGTTCAATATCGATGTTACTGGATATTATGCGGCTGTTGTGGAAGATCCGAATATCATGATGGATGCCCGAAAGGGTTTACTCGATCTTCCCGACGACTGCCGATATTTCAATTCCGGAGTTCTGTTGTTGAATCTTCGGAAAATAAGAAAAGAATCCGTTTTTGAAAAAATAAGAGTCTTGATCAATACATATGAAGAACATTTGACTTTTCAGGATCAGGATTTGTTAAATATGCTTTTTTTTCAAAAAGTGAAATTTCTTGAACCTTCCTGGAATGTCATGGAGATCGTTTATCGAAATGGGGGGAGGTTTTGTCAGCACAGGTTTTACGCCAATGAGTTTTTTGATGATTGTGCCAATAATCCGAGACTGATACATTATGCCGATCGATCGACATTGTGGTTTAAAAAACCAAACACCCACCTGCATAAATTCTGGCTCGATTATTATCGATATCTTCGGACTACGGACTTTTACAGGTTTTTCTGGCAGTTTCCGGTTTTTTTGCTTTGGAGGACCTTTGTTACAAAAAAGCTGATGAAACAGCTCAGAAGGTGGCTTTTTCGCATTCATTTTACCGATAACAGTCAAATTGTCAGGCTGTTCGGGGTCTATATCATGAACCGATCCGGAACCATGTGCGGATGA
- a CDS encoding Lin0512 family protein, which translates to MPYKRFVVELGYGADLHGADPTKAAKRAVKDAISRSCLCGLFDIVGIKDPDEMHIAVKIGCPKANEIVAEEVLAEIPFGSREFEAVEGGLSTRGIEVPALGCGDNILVAVASLTVSVNID; encoded by the coding sequence ATGCCATACAAACGTTTTGTTGTTGAACTGGGGTACGGAGCGGACCTGCACGGCGCCGATCCGACCAAGGCGGCCAAAAGAGCGGTTAAAGACGCGATTTCCCGCAGTTGCCTGTGCGGCCTGTTCGATATCGTCGGCATCAAAGACCCCGACGAGATGCATATCGCGGTGAAAATCGGATGTCCGAAGGCCAACGAGATCGTCGCGGAAGAAGTTTTGGCCGAGATCCCCTTCGGATCCAGGGAATTTGAAGCGGTCGAAGGGGGCCTTTCGACCCGCGGCATCGAAGTGCCGGCCCTGGGTTGCGGAGACAATATCTTGGTGGCGGTCGCGTCTTTGACGGTTTCGGTGAATATCGATTGA